Proteins encoded together in one Skermanella rosea window:
- a CDS encoding HK97-gp10 family putative phage morphogenesis protein: MPSLLQQWVTIRKRLMGEIEKEVQAALYAGGLMIEGNAKQKIMAGGKSGRTYKRRSVTHRASAPGEAPANDTGRLVNSIKVEAQPSRKRVLVKAGSGAVEYAALLEFGTSKMEERPFFRPALKEERGNIEKRLKQGVAKAQRKASKK, translated from the coding sequence ATGCCTAGCCTCCTGCAGCAATGGGTCACGATCCGCAAGCGGTTGATGGGCGAGATCGAGAAGGAAGTTCAGGCCGCGCTCTACGCCGGCGGCCTCATGATCGAGGGCAACGCCAAGCAGAAGATCATGGCCGGCGGCAAATCCGGCCGGACCTACAAGCGCCGCAGCGTCACGCACCGCGCGTCGGCTCCCGGCGAGGCACCGGCCAACGACACCGGCCGCCTGGTCAACTCGATCAAGGTGGAGGCGCAGCCGTCCAGGAAGCGCGTGCTCGTCAAGGCCGGTTCCGGCGCCGTCGAGTACGCCGCCCTGCTGGAATTCGGCACCTCGAAGATGGAGGAGCGTCCGTTCTTCCGTCCCGCGCTGAAGGAAGAGCGCGGCAACATCGAGAAACGCCTGAAGCAGGGCGTCGCCAAGGCACAGCGCAAGGCGTCGAAGAAGTAG
- a CDS encoding head-tail connector protein has translation MALHSTIVVTPPAVEPVTLEEAKLFLRLDGDDEDLMIQEMIVACREMAEQHTRRAFIARTLRQTLDRWPSQEERRNQWWDGVREGPIALLTGDYAPIVLSYPPLIAVTSVTTYDAYNIATVLSPDDYLVDASGGRVILREGTLLPILRERDAVQIVHTAGYGASGSNVPAAIRLAIKQALSSFYEARNCGELPEAALKLLEPYRVRSL, from the coding sequence ATGGCCCTGCATTCCACCATCGTCGTCACCCCGCCCGCCGTTGAGCCGGTCACGCTTGAAGAAGCCAAGCTGTTCCTGCGCCTCGACGGCGACGACGAGGACCTGATGATCCAGGAGATGATCGTGGCGTGCCGCGAGATGGCCGAGCAGCACACGCGCCGCGCCTTCATCGCCCGGACCCTGCGCCAGACCCTGGACAGATGGCCCTCGCAGGAAGAGAGGCGCAATCAATGGTGGGACGGGGTGCGTGAGGGGCCGATCGCCCTGCTGACCGGCGACTATGCGCCGATCGTGCTGTCCTACCCGCCGCTGATCGCCGTCACCAGCGTCACGACTTACGATGCTTACAACATCGCCACCGTCCTGAGCCCCGACGACTACCTCGTCGATGCCTCGGGCGGCCGCGTCATCCTGCGCGAGGGCACCCTGCTGCCCATCCTGCGCGAGCGGGACGCGGTCCAGATCGTCCACACGGCCGGGTACGGCGCCTCCGGCTCCAACGTGCCCGCCGCGATCCGCCTGGCCATCAAGCAGGCGCTGTCGTCCTTCTACGAGGCGCGCAACTGTGGCGAGCTGCCCGAGGCCGCGCTGAAGCTGCTCGAACCTTACCGCGTGCGCTCGCTATGA
- a CDS encoding phage head closure protein, whose product MSCRSKNKALCIDAGELRHRITIQAKMRTPDGIGGGTLAWSEVGKAWASIMPYRGLEVWRSMQTETPVSHKIRMRHRNDVTTRNRILFGTRVFDIVQCINVAEENIVLELLCVEGTLDA is encoded by the coding sequence ATGAGCTGCCGCTCGAAGAACAAGGCGCTCTGCATCGACGCGGGAGAGCTGCGCCACCGCATCACGATCCAGGCGAAGATGCGTACCCCCGACGGCATCGGCGGCGGCACGCTCGCATGGTCCGAGGTCGGCAAGGCGTGGGCGTCGATCATGCCCTATCGCGGCCTCGAGGTATGGCGCTCGATGCAGACCGAAACGCCGGTCAGCCACAAGATCAGGATGCGCCACCGAAACGACGTGACCACCAGGAACCGGATCCTGTTCGGCACGCGCGTCTTCGATATCGTCCAGTGCATCAACGTCGCCGAAGAGAACATCGTGCTCGAGCTGCTCTGCGTGGAGGGCACGCTCGATGCCTAG